The DNA sequence TTTCCGGATCCCATAACAATTACTCAAAGCAATGTCCGTATAGAAATCCGAGATATTCGGATAATTGTTACGGTATGGCAACGACACCCAGTTCTTGTCCGTTAATGATACATTCTCGTTTAATACCTGCCGAAACTTGAAGCCCATATTCGATGGATAAGACCGGTTATTGGTCTGGTCAACCGCCTTGACCAAGTAATAGTAATTTTGAAATGAACTCAAGACGCTTATATTGGTAAAAAACGTGTCCGGCTGATTGACAAACCCGACTGAATCGGCTGAACCTGGCGCATAACTGGGAACGGTGTTGCGGTAAACCACATATCCTCTCATATTTTCAACGTTGTCCAGCGTATCGGTCGTGACCTTTCTCCAGGTCAACCTTACATTATTGCTCGTTTTAACGACGCTGACTATATCCGGTCGCATGGGCGGGATGACATCGGTTACTATCTGAAGATACAGGTTAAGACCGCCCCATCTTTCGCCGATGAACAGATCAAGGTCGCCGTCCGCGTCGATATCCGCAAGATCAGGACAGGTATTTTCCTCGACATTGATGCCGCCAAGCGCGCTGGTTACCAACGCAAATGACGGACTTGAAGGCGTACCGGTATTCTGGTAATGATATGTCGTCCCATAACCCTCACCGATGAATAGGTCAAAATCGCCATCATTATCCAGGTCGGCAAACCGCGGTATACTGCGGTCGCCGACATCGATGCCTGAATAGTTATTGGAAACATAGGTCCAGGATGGGGTTGAAGATGAGCCATCGTTCCGGTAATACCAGATCGTTCCGTCCAGACAGCCGATGAACATGTCCTTGTCATTGTCGTTGTCAATATCCACGAACACGGACGCGGCGTAATCTCCGACGTCAATGTTGTTGTAATTACTGTCTATCCGGGTAAAATCGGGTGTCGTAACGCTGCCGTCATTGCGGTAGTAATAGATGTTGCCCAGCAGGTTGCCGATGAACATATCATAATCATTATCGCCATCGATCTTAACGAACGTCGGCACGCTGTTATCTCCAACATCAATACTGTCATAATTCTCGCTGATCATGGTCCACTGGTGGTTTGCGGTCGTTCCGGAATTCTGGTAGTAATCGATGAAACCAACCCACTCGCCGGCGAAAAGATCTTTGTCACCGTCATTGTCGATGTCCACCAGCGTCGGCGTGCATGACGAATTCATGTCGATGTCCACATAGTGCCTTCTCACGAAACTCCAGGAAGGGCTGCTGGCATTACCGGTATTCCGGTACCAGTTGACGTTGCCGATGTACTCGCCGATGAACAGATCAAGATCGCCGTCATTGTCGATATCCACGAAGGACGGCGCGCTGGTGTTGCCCACGTCAGACGTGTAATTACTCGTGACGTAAACCATATTGGGCGATGCCGGAGTGCCAGTGTTTCGGTAGAAATACACCGTGCCTTCGGCGCAGCCGACGAACAGATCATAATCGTTATCCGCGTCGATATCCGCGAACCATGGTATGCTGCGGGTAATAACGTCTATGGAGAACCAGGTATTGGAAACGAACGTCCAGGAAGGTACTGTTACTGTACCATCATTCCGGTAATAGGTTATCGTGCCGTCCTGCCGTCCGATAAAAAGGTCAAAATCATTGTCACCATCGATATCGCAGAAATAAGGCGCGGAGAAAGAACCTACGCTGATGCCCGCATAGTTGTCAGTGACAAATATAAAAACGGCGCTTGCCGCTGTGCCGTCGTTCCGGTAATAGTTGATGTTGCCATCCTGTTCGCCAAAGAACAGATCGTAATCACTATCATTATCGATATCCACGAACGCCTCTATCGAGCGGTTCTCGACATCGATGGATTGGTAAAATTCGGTCATGAACGTCCAGTCAGGGGCGCTCGCGGTCCCGTCATTCCTATAATAATGAAGACCGCCATGCTCGCCCCCGATGAAAAAATCGTAGTCATTGTCGTCATCGATATCCACCCAGAAAGGCCGCGAGTAATTGACGCTCCCTGAATATGCGCCGGCGAGCAGGATGCCGCCGACATATTCTTCAAGGACCCGGTTCCAGCTCTGGCCGAACACCATTAATGCGGAACATATCAGTAAAATACAAATTTTCTTCATTTTATCTCCTTTGATCAATAAACATATTATCTTTTAATATAAGCAATAATAACCAATTGTCAAGACTTAAGTATCGTTTCGATATCTATCGGATAATACCCAAAAAAAGACCCCCAGTTTGACTGAGGGCTTTTTATATTCATTATTTTCTACTTAACAACTATTATCTTTTCTCGAACGGTCTTGTTTTTCGCCGACAACTGATAAAAATAAACCCCGGCTTCTACCTCGGCGCCCGATCTGTCCCGCTTATCCCATACATAGATCGCTGGTTTGCCAGTTCCCCGAAGCTTGGCATTCCTTACAACCCTGCCAACGGCATCAGTTATTTTCAGATCTCCATTTTCGTTTGCAGGTAATGTATAATGGATGAATATTCTTTCGGCACGAACTGGACTCTGCGAAATGGCATAGAATAATGGATCAATATTATTTGTCTCGGCTATGTCAGTTGAAGCAGTGGTTCCTGCTGAATAGGTGAATGTTAACCTGGAGGTTACTGTTGTATCGTTTGTCCAGTGGACGGAAACCGGAATGAGAACAGCCGTGTCCACCTCCCAGGCAGGGATCACGATCGAACCTGCCGCGTTCGCGTCCAGCAACATAAGGTGCTCATAAGAAACAGTGCCCCTTGTCGCAACCACATAAGCGCGCCAATTATAGCCGTCCTGACCATCAAAACTGAGGGTCAGGTTCTGGTTACCGTCGGTCACGAATTCGATCAGGTCCATTCCACCCGGACAATACGGACCATGGCTCCCTTCATCGCCACTGGCTGGATAGGTCGTATGCCGCGCATGGAGGATCGCTGTCGTGCAGCTTTCAGCGCGGTAGAAATGAAGATTATCATCACGACCGCCGGTAAAGTAACGCCATATCGCATAGTGGCCGACCGCATTGGCCAGGCTGCCATTATAATTTAACTTCAAAGCCGAATCGGCATCCCACAAACAATGACTGCCCGCGTGCTGGCCGCATAATGTCCAGATCAGACGCGGCGTGTCCGGACCGTAGTATTCAGCCTGGAATTTTGGCCATAGACCAGCTGGATATTCAAAGTTGCTATAGGTAGTGTTGATCTCCCACCAGGAACGGGTGAGCGGATTATCAGTATAATCAGTGTTTTGACTATTTCGCCATAAGAGCGTGCCGCACCCCGGGAAAAGGATATCTTCCATCCAGCTGGAAGTATTTTCATAGTACCACCAGTATGGTTGTTCAAAACGGCTGTACCTGTACTGGCATGAATGATGGAACTCGTGCGCCGTGAGCGCTTTGAG is a window from the bacterium genome containing:
- a CDS encoding VCBS repeat-containing protein yields the protein MKKICILLICSALMVFGQSWNRVLEEYVGGILLAGAYSGSVNYSRPFWVDIDDDNDYDFFIGGEHGGLHYYRNDGTASAPDWTFMTEFYQSIDVENRSIEAFVDIDNDSDYDLFFGEQDGNINYYRNDGTAASAVFIFVTDNYAGISVGSFSAPYFCDIDGDNDFDLFIGRQDGTITYYRNDGTVTVPSWTFVSNTWFSIDVITRSIPWFADIDADNDYDLFVGCAEGTVYFYRNTGTPASPNMVYVTSNYTSDVGNTSAPSFVDIDNDGDLDLFIGEYIGNVNWYRNTGNASSPSWSFVRRHYVDIDMNSSCTPTLVDIDNDGDKDLFAGEWVGFIDYYQNSGTTANHQWTMISENYDSIDVGDNSVPTFVKIDGDNDYDMFIGNLLGNIYYYRNDGSVTTPDFTRIDSNYNNIDVGDYAASVFVDIDNDNDKDMFIGCLDGTIWYYRNDGSSSTPSWTYVSNNYSGIDVGDRSIPRFADLDNDGDFDLFIGEGYGTTYHYQNTGTPSSPSFALVTSALGGINVEENTCPDLADIDADGDLDLFIGERWGGLNLYLQIVTDVIPPMRPDIVSVVKTSNNVRLTWRKVTTDTLDNVENMRGYVVYRNTVPSYAPGSADSVGFVNQPDTFFTNISVLSSFQNYYYLVKAVDQTNNRSYPSNMGFKFRQVLNENVSLTDKNWVSLPYRNNYPNISDFYTDIALSNCYGIRK
- a CDS encoding T9SS type A sorting domain-containing protein, with the protein product MKRKTLLTLLFILISTQAFAGNTAVIVRQDQKVPECGLPDHTPDPSILVRPSRPTYTGTEYFRIKTHVRVHYARSYSDSTTLAYAESVAVYAESCWVRATALGWAVPPPDQGIGGDDLFDIYLRHSVNIGAYGVSYHDSNYTTPYPDGYSSWIEVCTDSVHHPFPRFMRLKALTAHEFHHSCQYRYSRFEQPYWWYYENTSSWMEDILFPGCGTLLWRNSQNTDYTDNPLTRSWWEINTTYSNFEYPAGLWPKFQAEYYGPDTPRLIWTLCGQHAGSHCLWDADSALKLNYNGSLANAVGHYAIWRYFTGGRDDNLHFYRAESCTTAILHARHTTYPASGDEGSHGPYCPGGMDLIEFVTDGNQNLTLSFDGQDGYNWRAYVVATRGTVSYEHLMLLDANAAGSIVIPAWEVDTAVLIPVSVHWTNDTTVTSRLTFTYSAGTTASTDIAETNNIDPLFYAISQSPVRAERIFIHYTLPANENGDLKITDAVGRVVRNAKLRGTGKPAIYVWDKRDRSGAEVEAGVYFYQLSAKNKTVREKIIVVK